One Nitrospinota bacterium genomic region harbors:
- the thyX gene encoding FAD-dependent thymidylate synthase: MITVVREPRVYLMGRPSLVKEGWKAFFDDEGVGVTIAGEQVTDPPQAGEEAPLHWETDTDNAAELLCMAAGKICYDAFGKGRSDTGEYLGHIIESKHGSVLEHAVWNFIIAGVSRVFSHEHVRHRAGIAISQRSQRYVSESASGQALLPMIEANPEAKRVWEEAVAQSQGAYDKLVQLLAEDLREHLDKTLLVKTVRSAARSVMPNSTETYLFWSANARALRHYIEMRGSRDADIEIRKVAIQMLKIMQREAPNLFGDYRLVDLPDDTQEAQTEHTKV, encoded by the coding sequence GTGATTACCGTCGTCCGCGAACCCAGGGTCTACCTGATGGGCCGGCCCTCGCTTGTCAAGGAGGGCTGGAAGGCCTTTTTCGACGATGAAGGGGTTGGGGTCACCATTGCGGGAGAGCAGGTCACCGACCCGCCTCAGGCGGGCGAGGAGGCCCCGCTCCACTGGGAGACCGACACGGACAACGCCGCCGAGCTGCTCTGTATGGCGGCGGGCAAGATCTGCTACGACGCCTTCGGCAAGGGCCGCTCAGACACCGGGGAGTACCTGGGCCACATCATCGAATCGAAGCACGGAAGCGTATTAGAACACGCCGTTTGGAACTTCATCATCGCGGGGGTGAGCCGGGTCTTCTCGCACGAGCACGTCCGCCACCGGGCGGGCATCGCCATCAGCCAGCGATCCCAACGCTACGTCTCGGAGAGCGCGAGCGGCCAGGCGCTGCTGCCCATGATCGAGGCCAACCCCGAGGCCAAGCGGGTCTGGGAGGAGGCGGTAGCCCAGTCACAGGGGGCCTACGACAAGCTTGTGCAGCTTTTGGCCGAGGACCTCCGGGAGCATCTCGATAAAACCCTCCTGGTCAAGACCGTCCGGAGCGCTGCCCGGAGCGTCATGCCCAACTCCACCGAGACCTACCTTTTTTGGAGCGCCAACGCCCGGGCCCTTCGCCACTACATCGAGATGCGCGGCTCCCGCGACGCCGACATCGAGATACGCAAGGTGGCCATCCAGATGCTCAAGATCATGCAGCGAGAGGCCCCGAACCTCTTCGGCGACTACCGCCTGGTCGACCTGCCCGACGATACCCAAGAGGCCCAAACCGAGCACACGAAGGTTTGA
- a CDS encoding deoxyuridine 5'-triphosphate nucleotidohydrolase, whose product MAVLAGEDLREALRGEPPLVEGLLDPETQLQPNGIELTLKSVVALVGPGSLGFDNRDRSLASGRPKAFDEEGWVTLAPGAYRIAFTELVHIPNDVFAIARPRSSLQRSGATVETALWDSGFQGASEALLVVHNRHGFRLRRGARLIQLIFFKMLEAVEEPYAGRYRSATQAELFQGGLT is encoded by the coding sequence CTGGCGGTGCTGGCTGGCGAGGACCTCCGAGAGGCCCTCCGAGGCGAGCCGCCCTTAGTCGAAGGCCTCCTAGACCCGGAGACCCAACTTCAGCCCAACGGGATTGAGCTTACGCTCAAGAGCGTGGTTGCGCTCGTTGGGCCCGGAAGCCTCGGATTCGACAATCGAGACCGCTCGTTGGCAAGCGGGCGTCCCAAGGCCTTCGATGAGGAGGGCTGGGTCACGCTGGCGCCTGGGGCCTACCGGATCGCATTCACCGAGCTGGTCCACATCCCAAACGACGTCTTCGCCATCGCACGGCCGCGATCGAGCCTCCAGCGTAGCGGGGCTACCGTCGAGACGGCGCTTTGGGACTCGGGCTTCCAGGGGGCCAGCGAAGCCCTGCTTGTGGTCCACAACCGCCACGGCTTTCGCCTCCGCCGCGGGGCCCGGCTCATACAGTTAATCTTCTTCAAGATGCTCGAGGCGGTTGAGGAGCCCTACGCCGGGCGCTACCGCTCCGCCACGCAGGCGGAACTCTTTCAAGGAGGGCTCACGTGA
- a CDS encoding PD40 domain-containing protein, producing MRYPTPGRASTSHGGRLRAAASATAAVVLLYAAAWAAVPPSFFTVLRETRLTSERSVEERPGWSPDGRRIIFDSRRGRFTHIWVMDADGSNKTELTRGAVVDASATYSPDGRRILFYSTRSGNLDIWAMDADGSNMEQLTNHPARDLFPNWSPDGKRIVWVRHIRRTKTDIWVMNADGTDAQPLTSWRGTDGAPDWSPDGRRIVFHSDRAGSRDIWIMDADGSNKERLTFGRAADLAPTFRPGGSVIAWFSARSGNLDIWIMAPNGDNPRQLTHHPARDWSPSWSPDGMRIAYFSDRADGQGDIWVMELGFSF from the coding sequence ATGAGATATCCTACTCCGGGGCGAGCATCTACATCACATGGCGGTAGGCTCCGGGCGGCGGCGTCCGCCACGGCCGCTGTCGTCTTGCTCTACGCAGCTGCTTGGGCGGCCGTCCCGCCCTCCTTCTTCACGGTGTTGAGGGAAACGCGGCTGACCTCCGAGCGCTCGGTCGAGGAGCGGCCCGGCTGGAGCCCAGACGGCCGCCGCATCATCTTCGACTCAAGGCGAGGCCGCTTCACCCACATCTGGGTCATGGACGCCGACGGCTCAAACAAGACTGAGCTCACGCGCGGAGCCGTCGTCGACGCATCAGCGACATACTCGCCCGACGGCCGCCGCATCCTCTTTTACTCGACCCGCTCGGGCAACCTCGACATCTGGGCAATGGATGCCGACGGCTCGAACATGGAGCAGCTGACCAATCACCCGGCCAGAGACCTCTTTCCCAACTGGAGCCCTGATGGGAAGAGGATTGTCTGGGTTCGCCACATTCGGCGCACTAAAACCGACATCTGGGTCATGAACGCCGACGGCACAGACGCCCAGCCGCTCACCTCCTGGAGAGGGACGGACGGCGCCCCGGACTGGAGCCCCGACGGCCGCCGGATCGTCTTTCACTCCGACAGAGCCGGGAGTCGGGACATCTGGATAATGGACGCCGACGGCTCCAACAAGGAGCGGCTCACCTTCGGACGCGCTGCGGACCTCGCGCCCACCTTCCGGCCCGGCGGGAGCGTCATCGCCTGGTTCAGCGCCCGAAGCGGCAACCTCGACATCTGGATCATGGCGCCCAACGGCGATAACCCCCGCCAGCTTACCCACCACCCGGCGAGGGACTGGTCTCCCTCCTGGAGCCCCGACGGGATGCGGATAGCCTACTTCTCCGACAGGGCCGACGGCCAGGGCGACATCTGGGTCATGGAGCTGGGCTTCTCGTTCTAA
- a CDS encoding macro domain-containing protein encodes MEISVVHGSLIEAEVEAIVNAANSQGRMGGGVAGFLKKAAGDEVESEAVAQAPIPVGQAVVTGAGALERYKAIVHAPTMERPAMRIPSQNVYQATSGALKAADEAGFESLAIPGMGTGVGGVAHDEAARQMVRAIREFEATALARVVLVDIDEVMVEAWREALG; translated from the coding sequence ATGGAAATCTCAGTTGTACACGGAAGCCTTATCGAGGCGGAGGTCGAGGCCATCGTCAACGCCGCCAACAGCCAGGGCCGGATGGGCGGCGGGGTGGCGGGGTTCTTAAAGAAGGCCGCCGGGGATGAGGTGGAGAGCGAGGCGGTGGCCCAAGCTCCCATACCCGTGGGCCAGGCCGTCGTCACGGGCGCCGGGGCGCTTGAGCGATACAAGGCCATCGTCCACGCTCCTACCATGGAGCGTCCCGCCATGCGCATCCCATCTCAGAACGTCTACCAGGCAACCTCGGGGGCGCTTAAGGCAGCCGATGAGGCGGGTTTCGAAAGCCTCGCCATCCCAGGCATGGGAACGGGGGTCGGCGGCGTGGCTCACGACGAGGCGGCCCGCCAGATGGTCCGGGCCATCAGGGAGTTTGAGGCGACGGCGCTCGCCCGCGTGGTGCTTGTGGACATCGACGAGGTGATGGTGGAGGCCTGGCGCGAGGCGCTGGGGTGA
- a CDS encoding ferredoxin--NADP reductase, with product MGDLSVTIPEDMSKEELREEHYNATITHFREIHETLVIFQVKADFPLPPYKPGQYVSLGLGWWEDRSEGCGKDKLMMLGERITTLKDNEQPAPLEEREKLTNEYDVLVQKLIKRSYSICHPVLDEAGAFADPLKENSLEFYITIIRGWDDGDTAPLLTPRLALKGEGDRVFMQPKITGFYTLDGIPKESDLIFGATGTGEAPHNPMIAWLLQNGHEGQIVSINCARYIEDLAYVDIHRKLEERFANYRYVVLTTRDLPPGVPKVYVQDFIKNGSLEDILGKPIDPSMHFFLCGNPDMVGAPKRVKGKFVYPDSEGVIEILETGYPDFTSVRKDPGCNIHFEEFW from the coding sequence ATGGGAGATTTGAGCGTAACCATTCCTGAGGACATGTCAAAGGAAGAGCTCCGCGAAGAGCATTACAACGCGACCATCACACATTTTCGAGAAATTCACGAGACCCTCGTCATCTTCCAGGTCAAAGCCGACTTTCCGCTTCCGCCCTACAAGCCGGGCCAGTACGTGAGCCTCGGTCTCGGGTGGTGGGAAGACCGCTCGGAAGGATGTGGCAAAGACAAGCTCATGATGTTGGGCGAGAGGATTACCACCCTGAAGGACAACGAGCAGCCAGCCCCGCTCGAGGAGCGAGAGAAGCTGACAAACGAATACGATGTGTTGGTCCAAAAGCTCATCAAGCGCAGCTACTCAATCTGCCACCCTGTCCTCGACGAGGCTGGCGCCTTCGCCGACCCGTTGAAGGAAAATTCCCTGGAATTCTACATCACCATCATCCGGGGCTGGGACGACGGCGACACCGCCCCGCTTTTGACCCCTAGGCTAGCGCTCAAGGGCGAAGGCGACCGTGTCTTCATGCAGCCTAAGATTACGGGCTTCTATACCCTCGACGGCATTCCGAAGGAGAGCGACCTCATCTTCGGGGCGACCGGCACCGGCGAGGCCCCTCACAACCCCATGATCGCCTGGCTCCTCCAAAACGGCCACGAAGGGCAAATCGTCTCCATCAACTGCGCCCGCTACATCGAAGACTTAGCCTACGTCGACATCCACCGCAAGCTGGAGGAGCGCTTTGCAAACTACCGATACGTAGTCCTAACCACCCGGGACCTCCCGCCGGGAGTGCCCAAGGTCTACGTCCAGGACTTCATTAAAAACGGATCCCTCGAGGACATTCTCGGAAAGCCCATCGACCCGAGCATGCACTTCTTTCTATGCGGGAACCCGGACATGGTTGGCGCCCCCAAACGGGTCAAGGGAAAGTTTGTTTACCCCGACTCGGAGGGTGTCATAGAGATTCTGGAGACGGGCTACCCCGACTTTACCTCGGTGAGAAAAGACCCCGGCTGCAACATCCACTTCGAAGAGTTCTGGTAG
- a CDS encoding class I SAM-dependent methyltransferase, whose translation MSPSFSRIPLTTHAIRILATVAVLAVFRWRRLTRLRLFRAAMGAIFGRLAPRYEALWGRLPGGWETLEAPLRQALGDHLIGPAPRRVLDMCCGTARASRLLLERFPATTPVALDISPAMLEQASVLWAGRRPDLACVAGDAASPPFAPGSFDMVVVMNAPPEPEAVIELLAPRGRAIFAYSLPYTPMVRPSVRRRLALAGFNLTAVRPSGLGVLIIAQRDEGP comes from the coding sequence ATGAGTCCTTCCTTCTCTCGGATTCCTCTGACAACTCACGCCATCCGGATCTTGGCGACCGTGGCCGTCTTAGCCGTGTTTCGCTGGCGACGTCTTACGAGGCTCCGGCTCTTCCGTGCCGCCATGGGGGCCATCTTCGGTCGTCTGGCGCCGCGCTACGAGGCCTTGTGGGGGCGGCTTCCTGGCGGCTGGGAGACTCTGGAGGCACCGCTGCGGCAGGCTCTGGGTGACCACCTCATAGGCCCGGCGCCGAGACGTGTTCTCGATATGTGCTGCGGCACCGCTCGGGCTTCCCGATTGCTGCTCGAGCGCTTTCCTGCAACGACCCCCGTCGCCCTCGATATATCGCCCGCCATGCTTGAACAGGCCAGCGTGCTGTGGGCTGGCCGCCGTCCCGATCTCGCCTGCGTGGCAGGGGATGCCGCCTCGCCGCCCTTCGCCCCCGGGAGCTTCGATATGGTTGTTGTGATGAACGCCCCGCCGGAGCCTGAGGCCGTCATAGAGCTTCTTGCGCCTCGGGGCCGCGCTATATTCGCCTACTCTCTACCCTACACCCCGATGGTCAGGCCCTCCGTACGCCGACGGCTAGCTCTGGCCGGCTTCAACCTGACAGCCGTTCGCCCATCTGGCCTGGGGGTTCTCATTATCGCTCAACGGGATGAGGGTCCATGA
- a CDS encoding alpha/beta hydrolase, whose amino-acid sequence MLPVEPFRRLPFNLPIAPMLINLLTILFVSWLLLNLAAIAVVCYLFLTLPAPERPADGRRLKGESVRFTTRDGTLLAGTFVAAPGRKQAPCVIFGHPFGGDRHAAARSADFLPEAGFHLFAFDFRGHGESQSDDGYRPERWATWRERDDLLAAVSYCSDRPDVASGSIGLFGLSRGANAALCGAAAHPAVRAVAAESAFSTRELLKWHVMKRAPIYVNLPWLWRHIPDPLFGFTTDLSLGVMRLLLRRRYLSVERAVATLNGRACLFIHGERDTYIDISLAQRLFAVAGEPKALWIVPGARHNEGLVAAPDAYQERVSSFFRRHLEEASC is encoded by the coding sequence ATGTTGCCCGTTGAACCCTTCCGGCGACTACCCTTCAATCTGCCCATCGCGCCCATGCTTATTAATCTCCTGACAATCCTTTTTGTGTCGTGGCTCTTGCTTAACCTGGCAGCGATTGCTGTAGTCTGCTACCTCTTCTTGACGCTCCCGGCCCCGGAGCGCCCCGCCGACGGCAGGCGCCTGAAGGGTGAGTCGGTCCGATTCACAACGAGGGACGGCACCCTTCTTGCCGGAACCTTCGTTGCGGCTCCTGGTCGCAAACAGGCCCCATGCGTCATCTTCGGTCACCCCTTTGGGGGTGACCGCCACGCGGCCGCCCGTTCGGCGGATTTCTTGCCCGAGGCGGGCTTTCACCTCTTCGCCTTCGACTTTCGCGGCCACGGTGAGAGCCAGTCGGACGACGGCTACCGGCCCGAGCGTTGGGCCACCTGGAGGGAGCGGGATGATTTACTCGCGGCAGTCTCCTACTGCTCCGATCGCCCAGACGTGGCCAGCGGTTCCATAGGGCTTTTTGGATTATCGCGGGGGGCCAACGCCGCCTTGTGCGGGGCCGCCGCTCACCCGGCCGTGCGCGCTGTGGCGGCCGAGAGCGCTTTCTCCACCCGCGAGCTCCTCAAGTGGCATGTCATGAAACGCGCGCCCATCTACGTTAACCTCCCCTGGCTCTGGCGCCACATTCCCGACCCCCTCTTTGGCTTCACCACCGACCTCTCTTTAGGCGTCATGCGCCTACTCCTGCGCCGCCGATACCTGTCGGTGGAGCGGGCCGTGGCCACCCTCAACGGGCGGGCATGCCTGTTTATCCACGGCGAGCGGGACACCTACATCGACATTTCGCTGGCCCAGCGGCTCTTCGCCGTAGCGGGCGAGCCTAAAGCTCTATGGATCGTCCCCGGGGCCCGCCACAACGAGGGGCTCGTAGCCGCCCCAGATGCCTACCAGGAGCGGGTATCAAGCTTCTTTCGCCGACACCTCGAGGAGGCCTCGTGCTAG
- a CDS encoding GH3 auxin-responsive promoter family protein, whose amino-acid sequence MLGRIVTRLAARRARRLKESFVAATKDPWASQQRLLSELLSRNRNTLYGRRYAFSTIDGPEAFRRDVPLVVFEDLEADVSRMAAGEQDVLVSRRDPLLSFCITSGTTGRPKTIPVTASFLRAYKQGWSTWAWAAIEDFPILVEELATHKLLALVSPSVSGKTTGGYPIGAITGLTTSTQARSLSRALAAPQACASVEDFAQRTYALVRFSLEEEVGHISTPNPSTLLRVADLMEERTEELLRDVRDGTCWGIEEIPEQTASALRGRLAPRPERARVLEKRAASIGKLRPREVWPTLTLLSCWTGGTMRLYLERLEEPYGPVALRDLGLIASEGRMSLPLADGGAGVLDLRSNFYEFIPEAEADGSRPQTLWAHEVEVGERYFLVLTNRAGLYRYQIQDCVEVVGHYGSTPLIVFLHKGRSISSLAGEKLTEHQVLSAAEAVFAPPNPRVVRFIACPAWADPPHYVLCLEEGDGGGDDEAWRKRVADFDRTLERLNVEYASKRSSGRLGPLELRWLSPGSFAKLEAERIAASGGLAEQVKHPYLVADLEFLARLGPPLGVAKGSGAD is encoded by the coding sequence GTGCTAGGCCGAATCGTCACCCGACTCGCTGCGAGGCGGGCCCGGCGGCTGAAAGAGTCCTTCGTCGCCGCCACGAAGGATCCGTGGGCCAGCCAGCAGCGGCTCCTCTCAGAACTCTTGAGCCGCAACAGGAACACCCTATACGGTCGCCGATACGCCTTCTCTACCATCGATGGGCCGGAGGCCTTCCGGCGAGATGTCCCTCTAGTGGTCTTCGAAGACCTGGAGGCGGATGTGAGCCGTATGGCCGCCGGTGAGCAAGATGTCTTGGTTAGCCGGCGCGACCCGCTTTTGAGTTTTTGCATTACGAGTGGCACGACCGGTCGGCCCAAAACGATTCCGGTGACCGCGAGCTTCCTCCGGGCTTACAAGCAAGGCTGGTCGACATGGGCCTGGGCGGCCATTGAGGACTTCCCGATCTTGGTGGAAGAGCTTGCCACCCACAAGCTGCTGGCCCTGGTCTCACCCTCTGTGAGCGGAAAAACCACCGGAGGTTACCCGATAGGCGCGATCACGGGGCTGACCACAAGCACTCAGGCTCGCTCCCTGTCCCGCGCACTGGCCGCACCGCAGGCCTGCGCCTCCGTCGAAGATTTTGCTCAAAGAACCTACGCCCTCGTGCGCTTCTCCCTCGAGGAAGAGGTGGGACACATCTCGACCCCCAACCCTTCGACCCTTCTGCGTGTGGCCGACCTCATGGAGGAGCGCACCGAGGAGCTGCTTCGGGATGTGCGGGACGGCACGTGTTGGGGCATCGAGGAGATCCCGGAGCAAACGGCTTCGGCCCTCCGTGGGCGTCTGGCTCCCCGGCCCGAGCGGGCCCGGGTGCTTGAAAAGCGTGCGGCCTCTATTGGCAAGCTCAGGCCCCGGGAGGTTTGGCCCACCCTTACCTTGCTTTCGTGCTGGACCGGCGGGACCATGCGCCTCTACCTGGAGCGCCTTGAAGAGCCCTACGGACCTGTTGCCTTGCGCGACCTCGGGCTCATTGCCTCCGAGGGGCGGATGAGTCTGCCGCTTGCCGACGGTGGGGCCGGCGTCCTCGATCTCAGGAGCAACTTCTACGAATTCATCCCAGAGGCCGAAGCCGACGGGTCTCGGCCCCAAACCCTCTGGGCGCACGAGGTGGAGGTGGGCGAGCGGTACTTCCTCGTCCTGACCAACCGTGCGGGACTCTACCGGTATCAGATCCAGGACTGCGTGGAGGTGGTAGGCCACTACGGCTCCACCCCTCTCATCGTTTTCCTTCACAAGGGCCGCTCTATCTCCTCTCTGGCCGGCGAGAAATTGACCGAACATCAGGTCTTGAGCGCCGCCGAGGCGGTATTCGCGCCCCCCAACCCAAGAGTGGTCCGTTTCATAGCATGTCCCGCCTGGGCCGATCCTCCGCACTACGTCCTCTGCCTGGAAGAGGGCGATGGCGGCGGGGACGATGAGGCCTGGCGCAAGCGTGTGGCCGACTTCGACCGAACCCTCGAGAGGCTTAACGTGGAATATGCCTCCAAGCGCTCATCGGGCCGCCTTGGGCCCCTGGAGCTGCGATGGCTCTCCCCGGGAAGCTTTGCGAAGCTCGAGGCCGAGCGGATTGCCGCATCGGGTGGCCTGGCCGAGCAAGTCAAGCACCCTTACCTCGTAGCCGACCTCGAGTTCCTCGCCCGGCTCGGACCCCCGTTGGGGGTTGCAAAGGGCTCTGGCGCTGATTAA
- a CDS encoding DUF1571 domain-containing protein — MSYKTSGRWRRQSLVACIAAICLSISLGLSEETRAGETPDPHQLILSVQDSYASVSGYTATFIKQERINGTLKPRETIQMKFQKPFKVYMKWVEGAKEGQEIIYVKGKNNGKALAHLGFGGFIGGMLNLILPTFAITPDGPTAMNGNRRPITDAGIGMMIEKIIHYNSAAKANGDLKLSFKGEAEVDGRPALVVERILPHKEGYPAHRTTYYIDKGYNLPVIVVLYDWEDQMTAYYEYSSLVLNPGLKPIDFETRNKEYRFGLVPPIIKD, encoded by the coding sequence ATGTCCTACAAAACGTCTGGCCGGTGGCGCCGCCAAAGCCTCGTCGCCTGCATAGCCGCAATTTGTTTATCAATCTCCCTCGGGCTTTCTGAAGAGACCCGCGCTGGTGAGACCCCCGATCCACACCAGCTCATCCTCTCGGTGCAGGACAGCTACGCCTCCGTTAGCGGCTACACGGCGACCTTCATCAAGCAGGAGCGAATAAACGGCACCCTGAAACCCCGCGAGACCATCCAGATGAAGTTTCAAAAGCCCTTCAAGGTGTATATGAAGTGGGTTGAGGGGGCCAAGGAGGGCCAAGAGATCATCTACGTGAAAGGCAAGAACAACGGCAAGGCTCTGGCCCACCTTGGGTTCGGTGGCTTCATCGGGGGGATGCTCAACCTAATACTGCCCACATTCGCTATCACCCCCGACGGGCCGACGGCTATGAATGGTAATCGCCGCCCTATTACCGACGCGGGCATCGGGATGATGATAGAGAAGATCATCCATTACAACTCTGCGGCTAAGGCCAATGGTGACCTCAAGCTCTCCTTCAAAGGCGAGGCGGAGGTGGATGGCCGTCCTGCCTTGGTGGTGGAGCGCATCTTGCCCCATAAGGAGGGCTACCCGGCCCATCGCACCACGTACTACATCGACAAGGGGTACAACCTTCCCGTCATAGTCGTCCTCTACGATTGGGAGGACCAGATGACGGCCTACTACGAGTACTCGAGCCTCGTGCTCAACCCAGGCCTCAAACCCATCGACTTCGAGACCCGCAACAAGGAGTATCGCTTCGGCCTGGTACCCCCGATCATCAAGGATTGA
- a CDS encoding alpha/beta fold hydrolase, whose amino-acid sequence MKATGQRHSLAAADGVDLALYAYGPETAERAAIVLHGIQSHAGWFTASCEALANAGLRVICPDRRGSGASGGKRGHTASPDVLLDDLGRIVSWVRAERPGRPLQAVAHSWGAVYALAYQGREPSAFERLSLVSPGLLPRVDLSPTQKAAVALGSLISPERVLPIPISGPEAFTANQAKRDAIGADEARLKYATLRFFSSAWRLRRRASAAARRTEAPMTVFLAGTDTIIDTEATRRFFYGCGEGVRVETFDTAHHTLEFEDDPVAFLDSLVLWCLAPPGREVSL is encoded by the coding sequence ATGAAGGCCACGGGTCAGCGGCATAGCCTCGCGGCGGCCGACGGCGTTGACTTGGCCCTCTACGCTTACGGGCCCGAGACGGCGGAGCGGGCGGCCATCGTCCTGCACGGCATCCAAAGCCACGCGGGTTGGTTCACGGCGAGCTGCGAGGCCCTCGCGAACGCAGGCCTCCGGGTCATCTGCCCCGACCGGCGAGGCTCCGGCGCGAGCGGCGGAAAGCGGGGCCACACCGCATCGCCGGATGTGCTCCTGGACGACCTCGGGCGGATCGTCTCATGGGTTCGGGCAGAGCGGCCCGGCCGCCCCCTTCAGGCGGTCGCGCACTCCTGGGGGGCCGTCTACGCCCTGGCCTACCAGGGGCGTGAGCCTTCGGCCTTCGAGCGCTTAAGCCTCGTGAGCCCGGGCCTCTTGCCCCGGGTCGACCTGAGCCCCACTCAGAAGGCTGCCGTCGCTCTCGGCTCCCTCATCTCACCCGAGCGCGTCTTGCCAATCCCAATAAGTGGCCCGGAGGCCTTCACGGCCAACCAGGCCAAGCGGGACGCCATCGGAGCCGATGAGGCCCGCCTCAAGTACGCCACGCTCCGCTTCTTTTCCTCTGCCTGGCGGCTTCGCCGTCGGGCCTCAGCCGCCGCACGCCGCACCGAGGCCCCCATGACCGTCTTTTTGGCAGGCACCGATACCATCATCGACACCGAGGCGACCCGGAGGTTTTTCTACGGGTGCGGCGAGGGAGTCCGGGTGGAAACCTTCGATACGGCCCACCATACCCTGGAGTTCGAGGACGACCCGGTCGCCTTTCTCGACTCCCTGGTTCTGTGGTGCCTGGCCCCGCCGGGCCGAGAGGTGTCCCTGTGA
- a CDS encoding NAD(P)H-binding protein — translation MICITGAAGYIGSHAALVLADRGAALRAFVRPTAAAGERAFLQSHGAEIVLGEAADPQAMERACAGCRAVLHCVGGMHPPRDGGFRSLHEGPAEALAEAAQRTGVESIVLVSVVGTALEADTAYHRTKARAEEILRSGAWETTVVRPSLVYGRGGGLRDSRFMVRLAAHLHSGRPFPLPGGGQSLIQPIFMDDLSRALALSAAEGVGAGRTVELGGPERMTLRAWVERLAAVLGVRPRLLPLPQAIGLALAACAERLFSTPPITVDQVRLMGHNFIAPLDGIEATYGFAPTKPAEGLEKSYRAIADEDS, via the coding sequence GTGATCTGCATCACCGGTGCGGCGGGCTACATTGGCAGCCACGCCGCTTTGGTCCTTGCCGATCGCGGCGCGGCTCTGCGTGCCTTCGTTAGACCCACGGCGGCGGCCGGGGAGAGAGCCTTTCTTCAATCGCACGGCGCCGAGATTGTCCTGGGGGAGGCGGCCGACCCCCAGGCCATGGAGCGGGCGTGCGCGGGATGCCGGGCAGTCCTCCACTGTGTGGGGGGCATGCATCCGCCCAGAGACGGCGGCTTCCGCTCCCTCCACGAGGGGCCCGCCGAGGCCCTGGCGGAGGCCGCACAACGGACAGGCGTAGAGAGCATCGTCTTGGTCTCGGTCGTCGGCACCGCGTTAGAGGCCGACACCGCCTACCACCGGACCAAGGCTCGCGCCGAGGAGATCCTTCGCTCCGGTGCTTGGGAGACAACCGTAGTGCGGCCATCCCTCGTCTACGGCCGGGGCGGAGGGCTTAGGGATAGCAGGTTCATGGTGCGCTTGGCTGCCCACCTGCATAGCGGTCGTCCCTTTCCGCTGCCGGGCGGCGGCCAGAGCCTCATCCAGCCCATCTTTATGGATGACTTGAGCCGGGCTTTGGCCCTAAGCGCCGCCGAGGGTGTGGGGGCGGGTCGCACCGTCGAATTGGGTGGACCCGAGCGGATGACCCTTAGGGCTTGGGTGGAGCGGCTGGCGGCGGTCCTCGGCGTTCGTCCCAGGCTGCTTCCTCTGCCCCAGGCTATTGGGTTGGCCCTTGCCGCCTGCGCGGAACGCCTATTCTCCACTCCACCCATTACGGTTGACCAGGTTCGTCTCATGGGCCACAATTTCATAGCACCTCTCGACGGCATCGAGGCGACCTACGGATTCGCCCCAACGAAGCCTGCCGAGGGGCTGGAGAAATCCTACAGGGCGATTGCCGACGAGGACTCATAG